In Paenibacillus sp. G2S3, a single window of DNA contains:
- a CDS encoding alpha/beta hydrolase family protein, producing MALIECKFYSEVLGLNTSMTVILPQKTTTQIGMSNVTRGELHPTLYLLHGLSDDDSIWLRRTSIERYVAEMGIAVVMPNVHRSFYTDMAVGGRYWTFISEELPMLARSFFPLSDKREENFVAGLSMGGYGAIKLGLRKPESFVAAASLSGALDMAHNFMNAEDPTVKSKEYEMIFGTEDIAGTPEDLLWLLEEVNRSTGPKPALYQCCGTEDFLYTDNLKFRDACRATSLDFTYDEGPGNHEWGYWDAKIRDILAWLPLSNN from the coding sequence ATGGCTTTAATAGAGTGCAAATTTTATTCGGAAGTACTAGGTTTGAATACCTCAATGACTGTAATTTTGCCGCAAAAAACAACCACACAAATCGGGATGAGCAACGTAACTAGAGGCGAACTTCACCCTACGCTGTATTTGCTGCACGGTTTGTCAGACGATGATTCGATCTGGCTTCGCCGGACTTCTATAGAACGATATGTAGCAGAGATGGGAATAGCTGTAGTTATGCCGAATGTGCATCGCAGTTTCTACACGGATATGGCGGTTGGCGGCCGTTATTGGACCTTTATTAGTGAAGAGTTGCCAATGCTTGCGCGCTCGTTTTTCCCACTGTCAGATAAACGTGAGGAGAACTTTGTAGCTGGACTATCGATGGGTGGTTACGGGGCGATCAAGCTGGGATTGCGTAAACCGGAGTCTTTTGTAGCGGCAGCGAGTCTGTCAGGAGCACTCGATATGGCGCATAATTTTATGAACGCGGAAGATCCTACCGTCAAAAGCAAAGAATACGAGATGATCTTCGGAACAGAAGATATCGCCGGAACGCCCGAAGATCTTCTATGGCTGCTTGAGGAAGTGAACCGCTCCACGGGACCGAAACCAGCGCTGTATCAATGCTGTGGCACAGAAGATTTCCTGTACACAGATAACTTGAAATTCCGCGATGCGTGCCGAGCAACCTCCCTTGATTTCACCTACGATGAAGGTCCTGGCAACCATGAATGGGGCTATTGGGATGCCAAAATCCGCGATATATTGGCTTGGCTGCCGTTAAGTAATAACTAG
- a CDS encoding phosphoenolpyruvate hydrolase family protein — MNKNTRTEIMAKFREEVANGKILLGVGAGTGITAKSSEAGGADMLIVYNSGRYRMAGRGSLAGLLSYGDANQIVVEMGSEVLPVVKNTPVLAGVCGTDPFRVMEVYLKQLKEQGFSGVQNFPTVGLIDGVFRQNLEETGMGYGLEVDMIRAAHELDMLTTPYVFDPEQAKAMAEAGADILVAHMGLTTKGTIGAKTALTLDDCVERIEAIIKAGKAVNPDIMVICHGGPIAEPEDAAYVIERTEGIDGFFGASSIERFAAEKGITEQTGLFKKITKQA, encoded by the coding sequence ATGAACAAAAATACAAGAACTGAAATCATGGCGAAGTTTAGAGAAGAAGTAGCAAATGGAAAAATTCTTTTAGGTGTTGGGGCTGGCACAGGGATTACTGCAAAAAGCAGTGAAGCTGGCGGAGCGGATATGCTGATTGTTTATAATTCAGGAAGATACAGAATGGCAGGTCGTGGATCACTCGCGGGGTTATTATCTTATGGAGATGCCAACCAAATTGTAGTCGAAATGGGCTCTGAGGTTTTACCTGTTGTGAAAAATACTCCCGTATTAGCAGGCGTATGTGGAACGGATCCTTTTAGAGTGATGGAGGTTTATTTAAAACAACTTAAGGAACAAGGTTTCAGCGGCGTGCAAAACTTCCCAACCGTTGGTTTGATCGATGGCGTATTCAGACAGAACCTGGAAGAGACAGGAATGGGATATGGTTTAGAAGTAGATATGATTAGAGCAGCACACGAATTGGATATGCTCACCACTCCTTATGTATTTGATCCTGAGCAAGCTAAGGCCATGGCAGAAGCAGGTGCAGATATTTTGGTGGCACATATGGGCTTAACTACCAAAGGTACGATTGGAGCTAAGACCGCTCTTACTTTAGATGATTGTGTAGAAAGAATTGAAGCGATTATTAAAGCAGGGAAAGCAGTAAATCCAGATATTATGGTTATTTGCCACGGTGGACCGATTGCTGAGCCAGAAGATGCGGCGTATGTAATTGAACGGACAGAAGGTATAGACGGATTCTTCGGTGCATCCAGTATTGAGAGATTTGCTGCTGAAAAAGGGATCACAGAACAGACTGGATTATTTAAAAAAATCACCAAACAAGCATAA